Proteins encoded by one window of Gemmatimonadota bacterium:
- a CDS encoding dihydrofolate reductase family protein, producing the protein MKSDQRPYILLNYALSLDGKLSTEQRDPVRFTSRIDRGLMDEIRADADAVLIGAGTLRAEDPPVRIKAARRRDERRRLGKSLHPVSVILSRSMDLPRTGRYWEDDRVERIIATTQQATDEQVLPFEDLAEVIRVGRTTVDLHAFCRMLADRGIGRLLVEGGGEVNMAFWEAGLVDEVYLTLCPVVIGGSTAPTAADGKGFTSVDFRKLRLIESRRVGQELFLRYRSVRSKQ; encoded by the coding sequence ATGAAGTCTGACCAACGGCCGTACATCCTGCTGAATTACGCATTGAGCCTGGATGGAAAGTTATCCACGGAGCAACGCGATCCGGTCCGCTTCACGAGCAGAATCGACCGCGGTTTGATGGATGAGATCCGGGCGGACGCCGATGCCGTGCTCATCGGTGCCGGTACGCTCCGCGCGGAAGATCCGCCGGTCAGGATCAAGGCGGCCCGGCGAAGGGATGAACGCAGGCGCCTGGGCAAATCTCTCCATCCGGTCTCGGTGATCCTGTCCCGGTCCATGGATCTGCCCCGCACAGGAAGGTACTGGGAAGACGACCGGGTCGAACGGATCATCGCGACGACGCAACAGGCGACGGACGAGCAAGTCTTGCCGTTTGAGGATCTTGCTGAAGTGATCCGGGTGGGCCGGACCACCGTGGATCTCCACGCATTCTGCCGGATGCTGGCCGATCGCGGCATAGGCCGGTTACTCGTCGAAGGCGGAGGCGAGGTCAACATGGCCTTCTGGGAGGCCGGACTGGTGGACGAGGTGTACCTGACCCTCTGCCCCGTCGTAATCGGCGGAAGCACCGCGCCGACGGCCGCGGACGGCAAGGGCTTCACCAGCGTCGATTTCCGCAAGCTCAGGT
- a CDS encoding STAS domain-containing protein, with protein sequence MKVREIKHGDVTVLELSGRMAEGRDTDALSERINRLADQGSRKIIFDLSKVYWIDSSGLGLLIRAYTRMQKVGGDLKLASVTRSVSSLLQMTKLTTVFAVHDTLEGAIEAFGI encoded by the coding sequence GTGAAAGTCAGAGAAATCAAACACGGGGACGTCACGGTACTGGAACTGAGCGGCCGCATGGCCGAGGGAAGGGATACCGACGCCCTGAGCGAACGCATCAACCGGCTGGCCGACCAGGGTTCCAGGAAGATCATCTTCGATCTGAGCAAAGTGTACTGGATCGACAGTTCAGGCCTGGGACTGCTCATTCGCGCCTATACCCGCATGCAGAAGGTCGGAGGCGATCTTAAGCTCGCGAGCGTGACGCGCAGCGTCAGCAGCCTCCTGCAGATGACCAAGCTGACGACCGTTTTCGCCGTCCACGATACGCTGGAAGGCGCCATCGAGGCCTTCGGAATCTGA